Proteins encoded within one genomic window of Leptospiraceae bacterium:
- the mutS gene encoding DNA mismatch repair protein MutS, giving the protein MQKESDPLTTPAMKQFAEIKSKHPDGILFFRMGDFYEMFMEDAITASAILDIALTKRQNQIPMCGIPYHATESYISRLITARKKVVICEQIKSEDPNVKLLQREVVRIVTPGTVIEENLIGSYNNNYFAVFLFDLRQILVAFADISTGDLYYFSFAREAREDLFATIRKFEPKEIMLLKEEEEYWKNFHFEDICVNTILNKSEIDFGKADKTAKFSNLEVLIQFIIDRNFKKSSFVFKNPVIMDDSDYMELDEDTVQNLDLIENQNEASKHHSLFTVLNKCHTGIGKRVLKNKILFPLKSKTALEFIWNQIKILDANKKIKHQLSEELSEFADIERIISRFRGAKGLPRDFKTILRTIEIAKSIQASLKAIEYKFTIPEIKLDNVYSFIAARLSENELPPILGGEGAFLKTGFNPELDRAREAKTKGKDWIIALEDKERKALGLNTLKIRYNKVVGFYVELSRKDSELAPTRYQKKQTLVTSERFTFAELEDIERTILEADEIIQSIEKEEFEKMMQEVLKEFHSFIALSKEIGQLDYTLSLCACKDEYNWVAAEMNEKGELSLIEARHPVIEKFMKIGERFVGNDVYLNRTNSSIAILTGPNMAGKSTYMRQIALCQILFQMGSYIPAKKANLSIVDKLFTRIGSGDDITTGQSTFFVEMKETAHILKNKTPDSLVLFDEIGRGTSTYDGMSLAWAILEHLSAERQTKTKTIFATHYHELTQLEKESGIFNLYMDTVEDKEEIIFLKKVRMGKAKKSFGIYVAKLAGVPDEIIGRAKILLEGLESKKKEIKLKPVEEPLLFPKETEANIQQTKIIRELEKIQIESITPIEALQILNELKKLTRNV; this is encoded by the coding sequence ATGCAAAAAGAATCTGATCCATTAACAACGCCTGCAATGAAACAATTTGCAGAAATAAAATCAAAACATCCCGATGGAATTTTATTTTTTAGGATGGGGGATTTTTATGAAATGTTTATGGAAGATGCAATCACCGCTTCGGCTATTCTTGATATTGCGCTCACTAAAAGACAAAATCAAATTCCAATGTGTGGAATTCCTTACCATGCAACGGAAAGTTACATTTCAAGACTTATCACTGCGCGAAAAAAAGTAGTCATCTGTGAGCAGATTAAATCAGAAGACCCAAATGTGAAACTTCTCCAAAGAGAAGTCGTTCGCATTGTGACTCCAGGCACAGTAATCGAAGAAAACCTAATTGGGTCATATAATAATAATTACTTTGCCGTTTTTTTGTTTGATTTGCGCCAAATACTTGTTGCCTTCGCAGATATATCAACTGGAGATTTATATTATTTTAGTTTTGCACGAGAAGCAAGAGAAGATTTATTTGCAACGATTCGTAAATTTGAACCGAAAGAAATTATGCTCTTAAAAGAAGAAGAAGAGTATTGGAAAAATTTTCACTTCGAAGATATTTGCGTAAATACAATTCTAAATAAATCGGAAATTGATTTTGGTAAAGCCGATAAGACTGCAAAGTTTTCTAATCTCGAAGTATTGATTCAATTTATAATCGATCGAAATTTTAAGAAAAGTAGTTTTGTTTTTAAGAATCCTGTCATCATGGATGATAGCGATTACATGGAGTTAGACGAAGACACAGTCCAAAATCTAGACCTAATCGAAAACCAAAATGAAGCAAGTAAGCATCATTCTCTTTTTACTGTATTAAATAAATGTCATACTGGAATAGGAAAACGTGTATTAAAAAACAAAATTCTATTTCCATTAAAGAGTAAAACTGCACTGGAATTTATCTGGAATCAAATTAAAATCCTAGATGCAAATAAAAAAATAAAACACCAACTCTCTGAAGAGCTTTCTGAATTTGCAGATATAGAAAGAATTATTTCTAGATTCAGAGGCGCAAAGGGTTTACCGCGTGATTTTAAAACTATTCTTAGAACAATCGAAATTGCAAAATCAATTCAGGCTTCATTAAAAGCAATTGAATATAAATTTACAATTCCGGAAATAAAACTAGATAACGTTTACTCCTTTATAGCCGCTAGACTTTCGGAAAATGAGCTTCCTCCCATACTCGGAGGAGAAGGTGCTTTCTTAAAGACTGGATTTAACCCTGAACTTGATCGAGCCAGAGAAGCAAAGACGAAAGGAAAAGACTGGATCATTGCACTTGAGGATAAAGAGCGTAAGGCGCTAGGGCTTAATACACTTAAGATTCGTTATAATAAAGTAGTAGGGTTCTATGTTGAATTATCGCGAAAAGACTCAGAGCTTGCACCAACGCGATACCAAAAGAAGCAAACACTCGTTACCTCCGAGAGATTTACTTTTGCTGAACTCGAAGACATCGAAAGAACTATTCTTGAAGCAGATGAAATTATACAATCCATCGAAAAAGAAGAATTTGAAAAAATGATGCAAGAAGTTCTAAAGGAATTTCATAGCTTCATCGCACTTTCAAAAGAAATTGGACAACTTGACTATACGCTTTCTCTTTGTGCTTGTAAAGATGAATATAACTGGGTAGCCGCTGAAATGAATGAGAAGGGCGAACTAAGTTTAATAGAAGCCCGTCATCCTGTGATTGAAAAATTTATGAAGATAGGCGAAAGGTTTGTGGGTAATGATGTTTATCTCAATAGAACCAATTCTTCTATTGCAATTCTTACGGGTCCGAATATGGCGGGTAAGTCTACCTATATGCGCCAAATCGCTCTTTGCCAGATACTCTTTCAAATGGGTTCTTACATTCCCGCAAAGAAAGCAAATCTTTCTATAGTGGATAAACTATTTACACGTATTGGTTCTGGGGATGATATTACAACTGGTCAGTCTACGTTCTTTGTTGAAATGAAAGAGACAGCTCATATCCTAAAAAATAAAACTCCTGATAGCCTTGTATTATTTGATGAAATAGGACGCGGCACTTCCACTTATGATGGAATGAGCCTTGCATGGGCAATTTTAGAGCATCTATCAGCCGAAAGGCAAACAAAGACCAAGACTATCTTTGCAACGCATTACCATGAGTTAACCCAACTAGAAAAAGAGTCAGGCATTTTTAATCTATATATGGATACAGTAGAAGACAAAGAAGAAATCATATTCTTGAAAAAAGTCCGTATGGGTAAAGCAAAGAAATCATTTGGTATCTATGTAGCAAAGCTTGCCGGTGTGCCCGATGAAATCATTGGGCGTGCTAAGATTTTACTCGAAGGTCTTGAATCCAAGAAAAAAGAAATTAAACTAAAACCAGTAGAAGAGCCTCTTTTATTTCCAAAAGAAACAGAAGCAAACATCCAGCAAACAAAGATTATCCGCGAGTTAGAAAAAATTCAAATTGAAAGTATTACTCCTATCGAAGCATTGCAAATCTTAAATGAATTAAAGAAACTAACGAGGAATGTATAA
- a CDS encoding FecR domain-containing protein: MKLFIPFFILFFSFCNFKKEQNQNHPVSDRKETDMLLLKLYWFEGDVTIQRKNANVPVQTDLELEKDDLIKTGANGSAELLLGIDHHIKLGNHSEISVTNLLTTNGETTSSISLKSGKVLVIANADSQEEISILTPNTLANTKDSIVLAQIIPDNKKPKGTECDKNSCFTKLAVLNGKLHVKQVGNASDLLVEKKFQLTVGNESELSQNKILPLDRISQSDAKNMLAFHANEPVVEQLILQEYNSAQTFVKPQIVITNRNALNKKPLPPTQKIPKKPAAIKKPANQKKPVSKDIHRDRLKLEPNKKF, translated from the coding sequence ATGAAACTATTTATTCCTTTTTTTATTCTATTCTTTTCGTTTTGCAATTTTAAAAAAGAGCAAAACCAAAATCATCCTGTATCTGACAGAAAGGAGACTGATATGCTCCTATTAAAGCTATATTGGTTTGAAGGCGATGTTACGATCCAAAGGAAAAATGCCAATGTGCCTGTGCAAACTGATTTAGAATTGGAAAAGGATGATTTAATTAAAACAGGTGCAAATGGCTCTGCTGAACTTTTGCTCGGAATCGATCATCACATAAAGCTTGGGAATCATTCTGAAATCTCTGTTACAAATCTTCTAACAACAAATGGGGAAACAACTTCAAGCATTTCGCTCAAATCAGGAAAGGTATTAGTCATAGCTAATGCTGACAGCCAAGAGGAAATTTCAATCCTGACTCCAAATACGCTCGCTAATACAAAAGACAGTATTGTTCTTGCTCAAATTATTCCCGACAATAAAAAACCAAAAGGCACTGAATGTGATAAAAATTCCTGCTTCACAAAACTCGCTGTTTTAAATGGCAAATTACATGTTAAGCAAGTCGGAAATGCAAGTGACTTACTCGTAGAAAAAAAATTTCAACTCACAGTTGGCAATGAATCAGAACTTTCGCAAAACAAGATTTTACCCCTCGATAGAATTTCTCAGTCTGACGCAAAGAATATGCTTGCATTTCATGCTAACGAGCCAGTGGTTGAGCAATTGATTTTACAAGAATACAATTCAGCGCAAACTTTTGTTAAGCCACAAATAGTAATAACGAATAGGAATGCTTTGAATAAGAAACCTTTGCCGCCTACTCAGAAAATACCAAAAAAGCCAGCCGCAATTAAGAAACCGGCTAATCAGAAGAAGCCAGTATCAAAAGATATTCATAGAGATAGACTCAAGTTAGAACCGAATAAGAAATTCTAG
- a CDS encoding phosphoribosylanthranilate isomerase, which yields MTVRVKICGIKTIDTAMSVIDSGGDYIGINFSPVSKRSVDLKKGMEVFESIKKRSNHSLLVVGLFYQNSETQIREILSKIPFDFVQFVAHDNTLNLNLLRSFNQKLIPQVSVKEPVNDLSFIEYETEFLILDSYKEGLGGGSGQVFEWENAKAVRRKYLLAGGLKPSNVGKAISVLQPFGVDVASGVETSPGEKDIKLIEEFIKNAKRI from the coding sequence ATGACAGTGCGAGTAAAAATCTGTGGAATCAAAACCATTGATACGGCTATGAGCGTAATCGATTCAGGTGGAGATTATATCGGTATCAATTTTTCTCCGGTCAGCAAACGTAGCGTAGACTTAAAGAAAGGAATGGAAGTTTTCGAATCCATCAAAAAAAGGAGCAATCATTCTCTTCTGGTTGTTGGATTGTTTTATCAAAATTCCGAAACTCAAATAAGAGAGATTCTAAGTAAAATTCCGTTTGACTTTGTTCAGTTTGTTGCCCATGATAATACTTTGAATCTAAATTTGCTGCGAAGTTTTAATCAAAAACTAATTCCGCAGGTTTCGGTTAAAGAGCCTGTTAATGATTTGTCATTTATAGAGTATGAAACCGAGTTTTTAATTTTAGATAGTTATAAAGAAGGACTAGGCGGTGGAAGTGGACAGGTATTTGAATGGGAAAATGCAAAAGCAGTGAGAAGAAAATACCTATTAGCCGGTGGACTTAAGCCCTCCAATGTAGGTAAAGCAATTAGTGTTTTACAACCATTTGGTGTTGATGTTGCATCTGGTGTAGAAACAAGCCCTGGCGAGAAAGATATTAAATTAATAGAAGAATTTATAAAAAATGCAAAAAGAATCTGA